The proteins below come from a single Candidatus Eisenbacteria bacterium genomic window:
- a CDS encoding phosphatase domain-containing protein gives MALRLARRRAVAAPPPLLCRWDLDKTYLHSEFETLGQLWRTARERGEDKVEVPGVPEVLKALRAAADRSGRWLGIFFVSASPPQIGKAIRDKLGLDGVPYDGIVFKDQLQHLRRGRLRQLREHVGFKLGALLRGRAGAPPATRELLFGDDWESDPLTYSMYADLLDGTLGVEGFTRLLGRIGADPALVPELRDLARDLSGSGGVEHIFINLARRTPPAVLRLYGVRLVPTFNYFQTALVLAAEGYVDSGDVERVARSLVDRSGYTPRRLENSLSDLVRRQLLTADAGRLLAGPLRQADLLPAVAGKRHGWLRRAVGRLGHRPRMGSAIPRLPRATPLDYEAILDRLEAAKASA, from the coding sequence ATGGCGCTCCGCCTCGCCCGCCGCCGTGCGGTCGCCGCCCCGCCGCCGCTCCTGTGCCGCTGGGATCTCGACAAGACGTACCTCCACAGCGAGTTCGAGACCCTGGGGCAGCTCTGGCGCACGGCGCGAGAGCGCGGCGAGGACAAGGTGGAGGTGCCGGGCGTGCCCGAGGTGTTGAAGGCGCTGCGCGCGGCGGCCGATCGGAGCGGGCGGTGGCTCGGCATCTTCTTCGTGTCCGCGAGCCCCCCGCAGATCGGCAAGGCCATCCGCGACAAGCTCGGCCTCGACGGCGTGCCCTACGACGGCATCGTCTTCAAGGATCAGCTCCAGCACCTGCGGCGGGGGCGGCTGCGGCAGCTCCGCGAGCACGTGGGGTTCAAGCTGGGCGCACTGCTGCGCGGGCGGGCCGGGGCCCCACCCGCCACCCGCGAGCTGCTGTTCGGGGACGACTGGGAGTCGGATCCGCTCACCTACTCGATGTACGCCGACCTCCTCGACGGCACGCTCGGCGTCGAGGGCTTCACCCGGCTCCTCGGCCGGATCGGGGCGGATCCGGCGCTCGTCCCGGAGCTGCGCGACCTGGCCCGGGATCTCAGCGGGTCGGGGGGCGTCGAGCACATCTTCATCAACCTGGCCCGCCGGACACCGCCGGCGGTCCTGCGCCTGTACGGGGTTCGCTTGGTGCCGACGTTCAACTATTTTCAGACCGCACTCGTGCTGGCCGCCGAAGGATACGTCGATTCGGGAGACGTCGAGCGGGTCGCCCGCTCGCTCGTCGACCGCTCGGGCTACACGCCGCGACGACTCGAGAACTCGCTCTCGGATCTCGTGCGGCGCCAGCTCCTCACCGCGGACGCCGGGCGATTGCTCGCAGGCCCGCTCCGCCAGGCCGACCTCTTGCCCGCCGTCGCCGGCAAACGTCACGGGTGGCTCCGGCGCGCGGTCGGGCGGCTCGGTCACCGGCCCCGGATGGGCTCCGCGATCCCGCGCCTGCCGCGCGCGACGCCGCTCGACTACGAGGCCATCCTGGATCGCCTCGAAGCGGCGAAGGCCTCCGCATGA
- a CDS encoding phosphate acyltransferase PlsX produces the protein MPTIAVDAMGGDHAPDEVVKGAALVSTTTEIETLLVGDEMRLQAILDRVPYDPEHIAIAGARASGVEDAIRAVADGRADAIVSAGGAEAAIVVAAKHLSLLSGVKRPVLASVHPRQIEHEGQDRLALLVDAGATVRCDADELVQLALMANAWARGVSKVAEPRIGLLNMRADETTGGPVLAETHRRLRQHPRLHFVGNVTGDELVRGKADAVVCEGLLGSVAASLLRGMSETVAGLARAAAEQRLVWRVGLRLLSQGVERVQALTDYARYGGAPILGFERVVVVCHAQADARAIANAIKVAAKAVRDRVPDEMRDALGRGR, from the coding sequence ATGCCGACCATCGCGGTCGATGCCATGGGCGGCGATCACGCCCCGGACGAGGTGGTGAAGGGCGCGGCGCTCGTCTCGACCACGACCGAGATCGAGACGCTGCTCGTCGGTGACGAGATGCGCCTGCAGGCGATCCTCGATCGCGTTCCCTACGACCCCGAGCACATCGCGATCGCCGGCGCCCGCGCAAGCGGCGTCGAGGACGCGATCCGCGCCGTCGCCGACGGACGAGCCGACGCGATCGTCTCCGCGGGCGGCGCGGAGGCCGCCATCGTCGTGGCGGCGAAGCATCTCTCGCTTCTCTCCGGTGTGAAGCGCCCCGTCCTCGCGAGCGTCCATCCGCGCCAGATCGAGCACGAGGGGCAGGATCGACTGGCGCTGCTCGTCGACGCCGGCGCGACCGTCCGCTGCGACGCGGACGAGCTCGTGCAGCTCGCGCTCATGGCGAACGCCTGGGCGCGTGGCGTCTCGAAGGTCGCGGAGCCGCGCATCGGCCTCCTCAACATGCGCGCCGACGAGACGACGGGAGGACCGGTCCTCGCCGAGACGCACCGCCGCTTGCGGCAGCATCCGCGCCTCCACTTCGTCGGCAACGTCACGGGCGACGAGCTCGTGCGCGGCAAAGCCGACGCCGTCGTCTGCGAGGGGCTTCTCGGCAGCGTGGCGGCGTCGCTCCTGCGTGGCATGTCGGAGACGGTGGCCGGCCTCGCGCGCGCCGCCGCCGAGCAGCGGCTCGTCTGGCGCGTCGGCCTGCGCCTCCTCTCGCAAGGCGTCGAGCGGGTGCAGGCGCTCACCGACTACGCACGCTACGGTGGCGCGCCGATCCTCGGCTTCGAGCGCGTCGTCGTCGTCTGTCATGCGCAGGCGGACGCACGCGCGATCGCGAACGCCATCAAGGTCGCGGCCAAGGCGGTCCGCGATCGCGTTCCGGACGAGATGCGCGACGCGCTCGGGCGCGGGCGGTGA
- a CDS encoding NUDIX domain-containing protein encodes MARRGDQARRLRSPALRPPVVREFSAGGLVARRIRGAWTVCLAGRRIHPGSDLVWILPKGHVEEGESMEETALREVR; translated from the coding sequence ATGGCTCGACGAGGCGACCAGGCACGGCGGCTGAGATCGCCCGCGCTGCGACCGCCGGTCGTGCGCGAGTTCTCGGCGGGCGGCCTCGTGGCTCGACGCATCCGCGGGGCGTGGACGGTGTGCCTCGCGGGCCGTCGCATCCATCCCGGCAGCGACCTCGTGTGGATCCTGCCCAAGGGGCACGTCGAAGAGGGCGAGAGCATGGAGGAGACGGCGCTCCGCGAAGTGCGCGA
- the rpmA gene encoding 50S ribosomal protein L27, whose product MAHKKGQGSSRNGRDSQGQRRGIKMYGGERAQAGNILVRQVGTRIHPGPNVGVGRDWTLFAMVDGLVKYERYGKDRTRVRIVPPQA is encoded by the coding sequence ATGGCGCACAAAAAGGGGCAAGGCTCGAGCCGCAACGGGCGCGACAGCCAGGGACAGCGGCGCGGCATCAAGATGTACGGCGGCGAGCGGGCGCAGGCGGGCAACATCCTGGTGCGCCAGGTGGGCACGCGCATCCACCCCGGGCCCAACGTCGGCGTCGGCCGCGACTGGACCCTGTTCGCCATGGTCGACGGGCTCGTGAAGTACGAGCGGTACGGCAAGGACCGCACCCGGGTCCGCATCGTTCCGCCGCAGGCCTGA
- the rplU gene encoding 50S ribosomal protein L21, whose product MAFAVIRTGGKQYRVEPGAVIRVEKLPGDVGAAVEFGEVLLAGGDTIRIGTPLIEGVKVRGEIVAQGRDRKVLIFKKKRRKNYRRRRGHRQSITTVRVTEIG is encoded by the coding sequence ATGGCGTTCGCCGTCATCCGTACCGGTGGGAAGCAGTATCGGGTCGAGCCCGGCGCGGTGATCCGCGTCGAGAAGCTCCCCGGCGACGTCGGTGCGGCCGTCGAGTTCGGCGAAGTGCTGCTCGCCGGCGGCGACACCATCCGCATCGGCACGCCGCTCATCGAGGGCGTGAAGGTGCGCGGCGAGATCGTCGCGCAGGGGCGCGACCGGAAGGTCCTCATCTTCAAGAAGAAGCGCCGCAAGAACTACCGGCGCCGTCGCGGCCACCGGCAGTCGATCACGACGGTGCGGGTCACGGAGATCGGCTGA
- the cutA gene encoding divalent-cation tolerance protein CutA: protein MTARDVIVVLVTAGSEDEAERIARTLVEERLAACVNVVGRVRSIYRWQGTVEDAHEHLLVVKARAPDFARLEARIRALHSYEVPEILALPIGDGSAAYLAWLDEATRHGG, encoded by the coding sequence ATGACGGCACGCGACGTGATCGTCGTCCTGGTGACCGCGGGGAGCGAGGACGAGGCCGAGCGCATCGCACGGACGCTCGTCGAGGAGCGGCTCGCGGCGTGCGTCAACGTGGTCGGGCGCGTGCGCTCGATCTACCGCTGGCAAGGCACGGTCGAGGACGCGCACGAGCATCTGCTCGTCGTGAAGGCGCGCGCCCCCGACTTCGCGCGGCTCGAGGCCCGCATTCGCGCGCTCCATTCGTACGAAGTGCCCGAGATCCTGGCGCTGCCGATCGGTGACGGCTCGGCGGCGTATCTGGCATGGCTCGACGAGGCGACCAGGCACGGCGGCTGA
- a CDS encoding glutaredoxin family protein — protein sequence MTITLYTRPGCHLCESMRAIAEPVAREVGARFEEMDVDTDPVAAAKYDLEIPVLCVDGEKAFSVKVTAAALRARLARGAR from the coding sequence GTGACGATCACCCTCTACACCCGCCCGGGCTGCCACCTCTGCGAGTCGATGCGTGCGATCGCCGAGCCCGTCGCGCGGGAGGTCGGCGCGAGATTCGAGGAGATGGATGTGGACACCGATCCGGTGGCGGCGGCGAAGTACGACCTCGAGATCCCGGTCCTGTGCGTGGACGGCGAGAAGGCCTTCTCGGTGAAAGTGACGGCTGCCGCGCTCCGCGCCCGGCTCGCGCGAGGGGCGAGGTAG